A portion of the Parasteatoda tepidariorum isolate YZ-2023 chromosome 5, CAS_Ptep_4.0, whole genome shotgun sequence genome contains these proteins:
- the LOC107444408 gene encoding la-related protein 6, whose translation MSIEIVPVTISNDMDDDSSCGNHSEEGGLNFSDTDPKDSGIDCADPEDMPGEEIASAIMKTVEYYLSDANILRDPFLLKHVRRNKEGYVSLKLLASFRKVRSLSRNWKAVAYSLQKSTQLALNSEGTKVKRLTPLPDHDESPVSRSIIVHGFSTDKPSVDSISEMFSHCGDIALVRILRPGGSIPSDVKHFLAKNSDIQSKVSALVEFEEHSAAKRALESDLPGDIKVTSIVLKEKSENTDPKSSPAKEKKKKKNRKSSNADSSTTLNDNRRSSSGSVSSGYLSSSPYNTNPFDNRYPRRHSYHIYNDPNSSFASLSNRHGGSRDRLLRSDIMSPWRRRREQSDSNLLSSVSSACQLLQGVPVKTIRMPKGPDGTNGFCPKFRSRLPSTAE comes from the coding sequence ATGAGCATCGAGATAGTTCCAGTGACGATATCGAACGATATGGATGATGATTCCTCCTGCGGCAATCACAGCGAAGAGGGTGGTCTCAATTTTTCAGACACCGACCCTAAAGACTCCGGCATTGACTGTGCTGATCCGGAGGATATGCCGGGTGAGGAGATCGCTTCTGCGATCATGAAGACAGTAGAGTACTACCTCTCTGATGCGAACATTCTGAGGGACCCCTTCCTCCTGAAGCATGTCCGTCGCAACAAGGAAGGCTACGTCAGCCTGAAATTACTCGCCTCATTCCGAAAAGTGAGAAGCCTCAGTCGCAATTGGAAAGCGGTGGCTTACAGCTTGCAGAAGTCGACCCAGCTCGCCCTGAACAGCGAAGGCACCAAAGTGAAACGCCTCACTCCCCTACCTGACCACGACGAGTCTCCGGTGTCCAGATCCATCATCGTTCACGGATTCAGTACGGACAAGCCTTCCGTCGACAGCATCAGCGAGATGTTCAGTCACTGCGGCGACATCGCCCTGGTCAGGATTCTGAGACCCGGCGGTTCCATTCCTTCCGATGTCAAGCACTTCCTCGCGAAGAATAGCGACATTCAGTCCAAAGTCAGCGCCCTGGTGGAATTCGAAGAGCACTCGGCCGCTAAAAGAGCGCTAGAATCTGATCTACCCGGTGACATCAAAGTCACATCGATTGTTCTCAAAGAAAAATCAGAGAACACTGATCCAAAATCATCTCCAGccaaggaaaaaaagaagaaaaagaacagGAAATCATCGAATGCTGATTCATCGACGACTCTAAATGACAATAGACGAAGTTCCAGTGGATCTGTTAGCTCCGGTTACCTTTCATCCTCGCCATACAACACCAATCCATTCGATAATCGATATCCGAGGCGGCACAGTTACCACATCTATAATGACCCAAACTCTTCATTTGCTTCATTGTCTAATAGGCACGGTGGATCAAGGGACCGCCTTCTACGGAGTGATATCATGAGTCCCTGGCGCCGGCGCCGagaacaatctgactcaaattTGCTCTCTTCGGTGTCATCGGCGTGCCAACTATTGCAAGGTGTTCCAGTCAAAACGATCCGTATGCCAAAAGGGCCCGATGGCACAAACGGATTTTGTCCAAAGTTCCGATCCAGGCTTCCATCCACGGCtgagtaa